A DNA window from Selenomonas sp. oral taxon 126 contains the following coding sequences:
- a CDS encoding phage holin family protein, with protein MKLALSCIVSVAAEEHAQIFAAFVFLVCLDLVTKWLSLSRKCLIDHGTEQPTFWQSLTGLRNARRLGYIRSEEMRKRFVHKILSYIGVVLAAAVLDFMLTHAHAPAFATSLVIGYLAITEFISILENMQHSGVEEAGAIAELARKKGGIVKGTGDKPDEKGEK; from the coding sequence ATGAAGCTCGCTCTGTCCTGCATCGTGTCCGTGGCAGCGGAGGAGCACGCGCAGATTTTCGCGGCGTTTGTCTTCCTCGTCTGCCTCGACCTCGTGACGAAGTGGTTGTCGCTCTCGCGTAAGTGCCTCATCGACCACGGGACGGAGCAGCCGACATTCTGGCAGTCGCTCACAGGGCTGCGCAACGCTCGGAGACTGGGCTACATCCGCAGTGAAGAGATGCGCAAGCGGTTCGTGCACAAGATTCTCAGCTACATCGGTGTCGTCCTTGCAGCGGCGGTGCTGGACTTCATGCTCACGCATGCACATGCTCCCGCATTTGCGACAAGTCTTGTCATCGGATATTTGGCGATTACAGAGTTCATCTCCATCCTCGAGAATATGCAGCATTCGGGCGTGGAGGAGGCGGGCGCAATCGCCGAGCTTGCCCGCAAGAAGGGCGGCATCGTGAAGGGGACGGGCGATAAGCCTGATGAGAAAGGAGAAAAATAA
- a CDS encoding betaine-aldehyde dehydrogenase yields the protein MKKKYIVNGKITYPQGEQALTNFTFTNVETGEMFNLATSDQAEADEITYGDHVIIEVKKDTDPPQETEGQAAG from the coding sequence ATGAAGAAAAAGTACATTGTCAATGGGAAGATCACCTACCCACAGGGCGAACAGGCGCTCACGAACTTCACGTTCACGAACGTGGAAACGGGCGAGATGTTCAATCTTGCGACCTCCGATCAGGCGGAGGCGGATGAGATCACCTATGGCGATCACGTCATCATCGAGGTGAAGAAAGACACTGACCCGCCGCAGGAAACGGAGGGACAGGCAGCAGGGTAA
- a CDS encoding host specificity factor TipJ family phage tail protein — protein MIQLVIVRNPFDVTKKETQEVVYREAMPLSAYFSEPGAWQYSINGVLCAADAIPSDGDCVVVVPHVEGKVFGMILSVGLSFLTAGIAGGAILGGLSLGWRMVTAIAIGMIGGSLVSRLNRPRIDMSNTEQSQTYGWAGTSTLTGQGHPLAITYGSMKSGGVLLSRHIISDGARQYLHLLYCAGEGELQDIRNIRINENPVSNYKDVQIDVRLGTNDQAVIPNFADSYADQQLNYELSDGWSTHEVQGNQCTGLELTVALPNGLYYSNDSGGMSGTGVTLEAECRIVGSNEEWLRLPLCNVTGTDAFLMRRGGAWVKSLTGAAIDGNYGGRIGEATNKAIYRVYRFENLPPGQYKVRMRCAAKDGTSVRHVNRVYWSQLTQIVYDDFVHPGKALIGIRALATEQLSGNDPTVTWVQERSKVYIWNPYTKTYEEQRADNPAWACYDILHQCRKIGGRYIVRGEPAERLSYDMFKAWAEQCAAKGYTFNYIYDSAMQVWEALRYPETVGRGKVIMQGTRFTCVYDYAAQPSQLFTVGNIKQDSFKEEFQGTQGRANVIEISFMNAAKNYERDVLPVFSDDYDVSESLSTPTQIELMGCTDLKQAYAHGKHALRANKYELRTCTFDAFVDAIACTIGDVILLQHDVTEWGSGGRVVSVKGAVVTLDRAVTMDAGKEYRLMVRDSKTDELHTYEVQSVDGAVVTLAQAAEIAVDDLYTFGEATKEAKPFRVLSITKGMTEQTRKITCMEYYAELYASDDSDVPIIDYSTGGDALTVNNLLVVVDIKTLPDGTTLYDLAVSWRLPRGAAAKQIKVEYKREGATEYTTQGIYDGSATSTVIAGVAAAVSYTIRVTCYNDLGLAGRAVAQTVYTAPKDAPPSTVQNFSVVQDAGNSSVLQLSWKANPETDILGYRLFDSADDVLVDLIGGTSYSYFIPASGTYAFAIKSVNRSGLLSADPAEASITVTVAAGSVAVPDAPHSGEVRIGGGSIIVAWDAVTNTYIDYYEVRTNDTVGQRAGLLAKTADIRSAVSLSERSGAVLVYGHNPQKGYGEPLSVHYDFPAPTAPTIEVTKTLQGFNVSIQNKPEHVIGTRVHISGGGVNENIETSGSFVSYAGAAGIYTVQAACFDTFGDGELSASQEVVIKTKIDKESIENLTITQKDLDAALAKQLQDMQTDTASAKQSAGAAQTTANDAKQIVDRTVVQVRQTQDSVSSIVARLSGNPQDSGYSAITQLHNGLQLKVNQGDVVSAINVAPWGVRIDGRLLHITGNTQFDGNIIANHMIQAGAVTADKLSVGSLSAISANIGLLRTRSWGERVEMENNQIRVYDANNRLRVRMGVW, from the coding sequence ATGATACAGCTTGTCATCGTCCGCAACCCCTTCGATGTGACAAAGAAGGAGACGCAGGAGGTCGTATACCGCGAGGCTATGCCTCTCAGTGCGTACTTTAGCGAGCCGGGGGCGTGGCAGTATTCTATCAACGGCGTCCTTTGTGCAGCGGATGCAATCCCCTCGGATGGGGACTGCGTCGTTGTTGTCCCACACGTCGAGGGCAAGGTATTCGGCATGATTCTTTCTGTCGGCCTATCCTTTTTGACGGCCGGCATCGCAGGCGGCGCAATTCTCGGCGGGCTCTCTCTGGGCTGGCGCATGGTGACGGCTATCGCAATCGGCATGATCGGTGGTTCCCTTGTCTCGCGCCTCAATCGTCCGCGCATTGACATGAGCAATACGGAGCAGTCGCAGACATATGGCTGGGCGGGTACATCGACGCTCACGGGGCAGGGGCATCCGCTTGCCATTACCTACGGCAGTATGAAATCGGGCGGTGTGCTGCTCTCGCGCCACATCATCAGCGACGGGGCGCGGCAATATCTGCATCTGCTCTACTGCGCGGGTGAGGGCGAACTGCAGGACATTCGGAATATCCGCATCAACGAGAACCCCGTCAGCAACTACAAGGACGTGCAGATTGACGTCCGTCTCGGGACAAATGATCAGGCAGTCATTCCGAATTTTGCGGACAGCTACGCCGATCAGCAGCTCAACTATGAGCTCTCGGACGGATGGTCAACGCATGAAGTACAGGGCAATCAGTGCACGGGGCTCGAGCTGACCGTTGCGCTGCCGAATGGACTCTACTACAGCAATGACAGCGGCGGCATGAGCGGGACGGGTGTAACGCTCGAGGCGGAGTGCCGCATCGTCGGGAGTAATGAGGAGTGGCTGCGGCTGCCGCTCTGCAATGTGACAGGGACGGATGCTTTTTTGATGCGGCGCGGCGGAGCGTGGGTGAAATCCCTCACAGGGGCGGCGATTGATGGCAACTACGGCGGGCGCATCGGCGAGGCGACGAACAAGGCAATCTATCGTGTCTACCGTTTTGAGAATCTGCCGCCTGGGCAGTATAAGGTGCGTATGCGCTGCGCGGCAAAGGACGGCACCTCTGTGCGCCATGTCAATCGCGTCTATTGGAGCCAGCTGACGCAGATCGTTTACGATGATTTCGTACATCCGGGCAAAGCGCTCATCGGCATCCGCGCGCTCGCAACGGAGCAGCTGAGCGGCAACGATCCTACGGTGACGTGGGTACAGGAACGCTCGAAGGTCTATATCTGGAATCCGTACACAAAGACATACGAGGAGCAGCGCGCGGATAATCCCGCATGGGCGTGCTATGACATCCTGCATCAGTGCCGGAAGATCGGCGGCCGCTATATTGTGCGCGGTGAACCTGCGGAGCGCCTCTCCTACGATATGTTCAAGGCGTGGGCGGAGCAGTGCGCCGCAAAGGGCTATACGTTCAACTACATCTATGACAGCGCGATGCAGGTGTGGGAGGCGCTGCGCTATCCGGAGACGGTCGGGCGCGGCAAGGTCATCATGCAGGGGACGCGATTCACCTGCGTCTATGACTATGCGGCGCAGCCGTCGCAGCTCTTTACCGTCGGCAACATCAAGCAGGACAGCTTCAAGGAGGAGTTTCAGGGCACACAGGGGCGCGCGAATGTCATAGAGATATCTTTTATGAACGCTGCGAAGAACTACGAGCGCGATGTGCTTCCCGTGTTCAGCGACGATTATGACGTGAGTGAATCCTTGTCCACGCCGACGCAGATCGAGCTGATGGGCTGCACCGACCTCAAGCAGGCGTACGCGCACGGCAAGCACGCCCTCCGCGCCAATAAATACGAGCTGCGGACGTGCACCTTTGATGCCTTTGTCGACGCAATCGCCTGCACGATCGGCGATGTGATCCTGCTCCAGCATGATGTGACGGAGTGGGGCAGCGGTGGGCGTGTGGTCAGCGTCAAAGGTGCGGTGGTGACACTCGACCGCGCTGTCACGATGGATGCGGGCAAAGAGTACCGTCTTATGGTGCGTGACAGCAAGACGGACGAGCTCCATACCTACGAGGTGCAGAGCGTTGACGGTGCGGTTGTAACGCTCGCACAGGCGGCAGAGATCGCCGTCGATGATCTCTATACGTTCGGTGAGGCAACGAAGGAGGCAAAGCCCTTCCGCGTCCTCTCGATTACTAAGGGCATGACGGAACAGACGCGCAAGATCACCTGCATGGAGTACTATGCAGAACTCTATGCGAGCGATGACAGCGACGTGCCCATCATCGACTATTCGACGGGGGGCGATGCGCTCACCGTCAATAATCTGCTCGTTGTCGTTGATATTAAGACACTGCCTGACGGCACAACGCTCTATGATCTCGCTGTGTCGTGGCGGCTGCCGCGAGGTGCGGCGGCAAAGCAGATCAAAGTCGAGTACAAGCGTGAGGGGGCGACGGAGTATACAACGCAGGGAATCTATGACGGCAGTGCAACCAGCACAGTGATTGCGGGTGTTGCGGCGGCGGTCAGTTACACGATCCGCGTCACCTGTTATAACGATCTCGGACTTGCGGGCAGGGCTGTAGCGCAAACCGTTTACACCGCCCCGAAGGATGCGCCGCCCTCGACAGTGCAGAACTTTTCCGTTGTGCAGGATGCGGGCAACAGCAGTGTCCTGCAGCTCAGCTGGAAAGCGAATCCGGAGACGGATATCCTCGGCTACCGTTTGTTTGACAGTGCAGACGATGTGCTCGTTGATCTCATCGGCGGTACGAGTTACAGCTATTTTATCCCTGCCTCGGGGACGTACGCATTTGCCATCAAATCTGTCAACCGCTCCGGCCTACTCTCTGCGGACCCCGCAGAGGCGTCCATCACAGTAACCGTCGCAGCGGGCAGCGTTGCCGTACCGGATGCGCCGCATAGCGGAGAGGTGCGGATAGGGGGCGGCTCTATAATCGTCGCATGGGACGCAGTGACGAACACCTACATTGATTATTATGAGGTGCGCACGAATGATACTGTAGGGCAGCGGGCGGGACTGCTGGCAAAGACAGCGGACATCCGCTCTGCGGTATCACTCTCAGAGCGCAGCGGCGCAGTTCTTGTTTATGGGCACAACCCGCAAAAGGGATACGGCGAGCCGCTCAGCGTGCATTATGATTTTCCTGCGCCGACAGCACCGACGATCGAAGTCACAAAAACATTGCAAGGATTTAACGTCTCCATCCAAAACAAGCCGGAGCATGTGATCGGTACGCGTGTGCACATCTCGGGCGGCGGTGTCAATGAGAACATCGAAACGTCGGGATCCTTTGTGTCCTATGCCGGCGCCGCCGGTATCTATACCGTGCAGGCGGCGTGCTTTGACACCTTCGGTGATGGCGAGCTATCCGCATCGCAAGAGGTAGTCATCAAAACAAAAATCGACAAGGAGTCCATCGAGAATCTGACGATCACACAGAAAGACCTTGACGCGGCGCTTGCAAAACAGTTGCAGGATATGCAAACGGATACGGCGTCGGCAAAACAGTCTGCGGGCGCAGCGCAGACAACGGCGAACGATGCAAAGCAGATTGTGGATCGTACCGTCGTGCAGGTGCGTCAAACACAGGACAGCGTATCATCCATCGTTGCACGTCTCTCCGGCAATCCGCAGGACTCCGGCTATAGCGCCATCACTCAGCTTCATAACGGTTTACAGCTCAAAGTAAATCAGGGCGATGTCGTGTCCGCGATCAATGTTGCCCCGTGGGGCGTACGCATTGACGGTCGTCTGTTGCACATCACGGGCAACACACAGTTTGACGGCAACATTATCGCCAATCACATGATACAGGCAGGTGCCGTGACAGCGGACAAGCTCTCGGTCGGGAGCCTGTCGGCAATCTCGGCGAACATTGGGCTTTTGCGGACAAGGTCATGGGGAGAGCGCGTGGAGATGGAGAACAATCAGATTCGCGTTTACGATGCGAATAATCGTCTGCGCGTACGAATGGGGGTATGGTGA
- a CDS encoding NlpC/P60 family protein, whose translation MRPTILDFVGKTWAELPCWELVVAWYAAQGITLRPYTDYWMCGAPSDAGLAEWTPADEPREGDVLAMNLTGRAADHVGICLGGGKFLHSTEYAGVCVEQLERYRRRIMGIYRYTGGKA comes from the coding sequence ATGCGTCCAACAATACTTGACTTTGTGGGTAAGACATGGGCGGAGCTGCCCTGTTGGGAGCTTGTTGTTGCGTGGTACGCGGCACAGGGGATTACGTTGCGCCCGTATACCGATTATTGGATGTGCGGCGCGCCGTCGGATGCGGGGCTTGCTGAATGGACGCCCGCAGATGAACCGCGCGAGGGGGATGTTCTCGCGATGAATCTCACGGGGCGCGCTGCCGATCACGTCGGCATCTGCCTCGGCGGCGGGAAATTCCTGCATTCAACGGAGTATGCGGGCGTCTGCGTTGAGCAGTTGGAGCGCTATCGGCGGCGTATTATGGGAATCTATCGGTACACAGGAGGAAAGGCATGA
- a CDS encoding DUF1833 family protein: MLNLSQASIIEKNKLSTSGVWILALEAQIPGSTLRLVNNTEDLTLGGQKYTAFPFSLEDITEDSKELPNVKLTVSNVTGTIQRYVEENNGLGGCKVIIRVFHTDIPDAAEVEEYFVVTGVTCDVEWVTFTLGTDFSFTRRFPPIRMMKDYCPFKFKGVECGYKGTASKCNKTLRRCRELKNSERFGGEATIPQGGLYASNNT, encoded by the coding sequence ATGCTCAATCTATCACAGGCAAGTATCATCGAGAAAAATAAACTCTCTACCAGCGGCGTGTGGATTCTCGCCCTCGAGGCGCAGATTCCAGGCAGTACGCTCCGCCTCGTCAACAATACGGAGGATTTGACGCTCGGCGGGCAAAAATACACGGCGTTTCCCTTTTCTCTCGAGGACATCACGGAGGACAGCAAGGAGCTGCCGAACGTCAAACTCACGGTGTCCAACGTGACGGGGACGATACAGCGCTACGTCGAAGAGAACAATGGTCTCGGCGGCTGCAAGGTCATCATCCGCGTATTTCATACGGACATCCCCGACGCTGCAGAGGTAGAGGAATACTTTGTTGTGACAGGTGTCACCTGTGATGTGGAGTGGGTGACGTTCACACTCGGCACGGATTTTTCCTTTACACGGCGTTTCCCGCCCATACGCATGATGAAGGACTATTGTCCGTTTAAGTTCAAAGGCGTTGAGTGCGGATACAAGGGGACTGCGAGCAAATGCAACAAGACCTTGAGGCGCTGCCGCGAGCTCAAGAATAGCGAACGATTTGGTGGCGAGGCGACGATACCACAGGGAGGTCTCTATGCGTCCAACAATACTTGA
- a CDS encoding tape measure protein, translating to MANPIISVLIRARDEAGRIIQNVLDQLNNLTDQTIDIDLHGAEEVTSQLGGIAKGALIAAVGIGSVAEALSAAKHAFIDYNAELEQTRVAFTSMLGSAEEANSVIGELQKFAAETPFEMPGIRDAAQQLLAFGYNADELIPTLTALGNAASGLGKGETGFGQLAFVFGQIRTTGKLMGNDVMQLAQLGVPVKDILAKNLGLTQEQLANIADQGIDANTAIRALIDGMNERFPEMMKKQSETFDGVLSNIKDNLGQAFGLSGLPVFEEAKCVLIEIKNITDMMLANAQDGKNLFAGILPDDLLAKVTVFGDTARKVFADLAPLLEPFLQGLLKVAKVLLDVGNIAVASLRPIAPIISLIGENILDTIGRVADMLDAVLSSYAEMQQETGAACDAIYADMFELWASVRETVSDFCTAVIEFIAGLVAEIADVVSPIVDTFAAAFQAAADFVYSAMATAAGYVRDFIAVVDEAIASVKELAVVKAATSLGNGITAVMDWVGGAVEETRERGRVSLAMHGFGSRKAIDSGAPDDGIIIPYRTDAPPAKDDEDTSDDGDAWSSVPQGASSGGRAGANAAEREAQRLAERIERLTEKVRQSVASLAHDVTNEVGTAYEKGMDALSQKMEQMQTEIAEASDLGIDTTALRAKLEEYANIVKEKVTKAWREANEDLRNETALAWAQVNKDTRAEAEAAYQIGVTRLAREKENRLKEVALTKDSAEARVAVEQWAAAEMAKLDRQRLEALRKSPQTTQEALRATLEEQYERLRDTGAQMKELTDSLFTSMADGFTSGFQNVLTDGFKGIQDAFSNMLKNMLNAIVKFVMNQMITRWLSMIMPAFGGSIPASQANAAVPGFRATGGPVSMGKAYIVGERGPEIFRPTQPGRIMNSLSGGTSVAPSIRVIVNNNTNERMTGTAETKFNGSEWVTTIMIDAIATNRNGMRDVIKGAV from the coding sequence GTGGCAAACCCGATCATATCGGTGCTCATACGGGCACGTGACGAGGCGGGGCGTATTATTCAGAACGTGCTCGATCAGCTGAACAATCTCACGGATCAGACGATTGACATCGACCTGCACGGCGCAGAAGAAGTGACATCACAGCTGGGCGGGATTGCAAAGGGGGCACTGATTGCTGCCGTCGGCATCGGCAGCGTTGCGGAAGCACTCTCTGCGGCAAAACACGCCTTCATCGACTACAACGCCGAGCTGGAACAGACGCGCGTCGCATTCACTTCGATGCTTGGATCGGCAGAGGAAGCGAACAGCGTGATCGGGGAACTGCAAAAGTTCGCCGCCGAGACCCCCTTTGAGATGCCCGGCATCCGCGATGCAGCGCAGCAGCTCCTCGCATTTGGCTACAATGCGGACGAACTCATCCCGACGCTTACGGCACTCGGTAACGCCGCCTCGGGGCTGGGCAAGGGAGAGACGGGCTTCGGGCAGCTCGCGTTTGTCTTCGGGCAGATTCGCACGACGGGTAAGCTCATGGGCAACGATGTCATGCAGCTCGCGCAGCTTGGCGTGCCCGTCAAGGATATTCTTGCGAAGAACCTTGGTCTTACGCAGGAGCAGCTCGCCAATATTGCGGATCAGGGGATTGATGCCAATACTGCCATCCGTGCACTGATTGACGGCATGAACGAGCGTTTCCCCGAGATGATGAAGAAGCAGTCCGAGACATTCGATGGCGTGCTGTCGAATATCAAGGACAATCTCGGGCAGGCGTTCGGCCTCTCGGGGCTTCCTGTTTTTGAGGAGGCAAAGTGCGTCCTCATCGAGATCAAGAACATCACGGATATGATGCTTGCGAACGCGCAGGATGGGAAGAATCTCTTTGCGGGGATACTGCCCGACGATCTGCTTGCGAAGGTGACGGTGTTCGGGGATACCGCAAGGAAGGTGTTTGCAGACCTTGCGCCCCTGCTTGAGCCGTTCCTGCAGGGGCTTCTCAAGGTTGCGAAAGTTCTGCTGGATGTCGGCAATATCGCTGTTGCGTCGCTACGCCCCATCGCGCCGATCATCAGTCTCATCGGAGAAAACATTCTCGACACGATCGGCAGGGTTGCAGATATGCTGGATGCGGTTCTCAGCAGCTATGCAGAGATGCAGCAGGAAACAGGAGCGGCCTGTGATGCAATCTATGCGGATATGTTCGAACTGTGGGCGTCTGTCAGGGAGACTGTTTCAGACTTCTGTACGGCGGTCATTGAGTTCATTGCGGGGCTTGTGGCGGAGATCGCCGACGTTGTCTCGCCGATAGTCGATACCTTTGCCGCAGCGTTTCAAGCTGCAGCGGACTTTGTCTATAGTGCAATGGCGACGGCGGCGGGCTATGTGCGCGACTTCATCGCCGTTGTGGATGAGGCGATTGCCTCGGTCAAGGAGCTTGCCGTTGTCAAGGCGGCAACAAGCCTCGGCAATGGAATAACTGCAGTTATGGATTGGGTTGGCGGCGCGGTCGAAGAGACCCGCGAGCGCGGACGCGTGTCCCTTGCTATGCACGGCTTCGGCAGCCGCAAGGCAATCGACAGCGGTGCTCCTGACGACGGCATCATCATCCCGTATCGGACAGACGCGCCTCCGGCAAAGGACGATGAAGATACATCGGACGACGGGGACGCATGGAGCAGTGTGCCGCAGGGCGCATCTTCCGGCGGACGTGCGGGAGCAAACGCCGCAGAGCGTGAGGCACAGCGTCTCGCGGAGCGGATTGAGCGCCTCACCGAGAAGGTGCGTCAGAGTGTCGCGTCCCTTGCGCACGACGTTACAAACGAGGTCGGCACGGCATACGAAAAGGGCATGGACGCCCTATCTCAGAAGATGGAGCAGATGCAGACCGAGATTGCGGAGGCATCCGACCTCGGCATTGACACAACGGCACTGCGCGCAAAACTCGAGGAGTACGCGAACATCGTCAAGGAGAAGGTGACGAAGGCTTGGCGCGAGGCGAACGAAGACCTCCGAAATGAAACGGCGCTTGCGTGGGCGCAGGTGAACAAGGACACCCGCGCCGAAGCAGAGGCGGCATACCAGATCGGCGTGACCCGCCTTGCGCGTGAGAAGGAGAACCGCCTGAAGGAGGTTGCCCTGACAAAGGACTCCGCCGAGGCGCGTGTCGCTGTGGAGCAGTGGGCAGCGGCTGAGATGGCAAAGCTCGATCGGCAGAGGCTCGAAGCCCTGCGCAAGTCCCCGCAGACAACACAGGAAGCTCTCCGCGCAACGCTTGAGGAGCAATACGAGCGCCTACGCGACACAGGGGCGCAGATGAAGGAGCTGACGGATTCGCTCTTTACATCGATGGCAGACGGATTTACGAGCGGTTTTCAAAACGTCCTCACGGATGGATTCAAGGGGATTCAAGACGCGTTTTCGAATATGCTGAAAAACATGCTGAACGCCATTGTGAAATTCGTGATGAACCAGATGATTACGCGCTGGCTCTCGATGATTATGCCGGCTTTCGGCGGCAGCATCCCTGCATCGCAGGCAAATGCCGCGGTGCCGGGCTTCCGTGCGACAGGAGGCCCCGTCTCGATGGGCAAGGCGTACATTGTCGGCGAGCGCGGCCCCGAGATTTTCCGACCGACGCAACCGGGGCGCATCATGAATTCCTTGTCGGGTGGCACATCTGTGGCGCCGAGCATCCGCGTCATCGTCAACAACAACACAAACGAGCGCATGACGGGCACGGCAGAGACGAAGTTCAACGGCTCGGAGTGGGTCACGACGATTATGATTGACGCGATCGCAACGAACCGCAACGGGATGCGTGACGTGATTAAGGGGGCGGTATAA
- a CDS encoding DUF1799 domain-containing protein, translating into MDENQEAWYLWRHVQTQLRVSFGGIVGVDYTALRHVAGILGITLDTAMLHKIQALESVLLKKVK; encoded by the coding sequence ATGGACGAGAACCAAGAGGCGTGGTACCTGTGGCGGCATGTGCAGACGCAGCTCCGTGTATCTTTTGGCGGCATTGTTGGCGTGGACTACACAGCGCTGCGCCACGTTGCCGGGATTCTCGGCATAACGCTCGATACGGCGATGCTGCACAAAATACAGGCACTTGAATCCGTGCTTTTGAAGAAGGTGAAATGA
- a CDS encoding BRO-N domain-containing protein, translating into MANEVQIFENAEFGKVRTIVKDGEPYFVGKDVADILGYAKPENAIATHVDEEDKTSTLIQGTGSNYKSKAVIINESGVYALIFGSKLPKAKQFKRWVTSEVLPSIRKTGSYNTIPKERSEFKEQELKARMLNARVRESNQYLKIAAQIDIPEYRYILQAKSAEALNGGVPVLPLQEVERKTYSATEIGAMFGVSANKIGKLANAHKLKTPEYGKLFYSKSEHSVKEVETWRYYESVIPVFEKIFGREAA; encoded by the coding sequence ATGGCAAACGAAGTACAGATTTTCGAGAACGCCGAGTTCGGTAAGGTGCGGACGATTGTGAAGGATGGAGAGCCGTATTTCGTCGGCAAGGACGTTGCGGATATTCTGGGCTATGCAAAACCCGAGAACGCCATTGCCACGCATGTTGATGAGGAAGATAAAACCAGTACCCTCATTCAGGGGACTGGTTCAAACTACAAGAGCAAGGCTGTTATCATCAACGAATCAGGCGTCTATGCTCTGATTTTCGGCTCGAAGCTCCCCAAGGCAAAGCAGTTCAAGCGTTGGGTTACATCGGAAGTGCTGCCCTCCATCCGCAAGACCGGCTCGTACAACACCATCCCGAAAGAACGCAGCGAGTTCAAGGAGCAGGAGCTCAAAGCCCGTATGCTGAACGCGCGTGTGCGTGAGTCGAACCAGTACCTCAAGATCGCCGCGCAGATCGACATCCCCGAGTACCGCTACATCTTGCAAGCGAAGTCGGCAGAGGCACTCAACGGCGGCGTTCCCGTCCTGCCCTTGCAGGAGGTCGAGCGCAAGACGTACTCCGCAACAGAGATTGGTGCGATGTTCGGCGTGTCGGCAAACAAGATCGGCAAGCTCGCGAACGCGCACAAGCTCAAGACGCCTGAGTACGGTAAGCTGTTCTACAGCAAGTCCGAGCATTCCGTGAAGGAAGTCGAGACGTGGCGGTACTACGAGAGCGTCATTCCTGTGTTTGAGAAGATTTTCGGACGGGAGGCGGCGTAG
- a CDS encoding phage tail tube protein, protein MATQQARGYKSAMTIDFESSFGVSPTTKKGISLPMNSNELSKAQTLIESDTITNTRNDTQPALGRVSVDGDIEMPADYVASGYMLKALFGDPKTAGTAPNKTHVFTVKDNQPSIIVEKAFPDLGKYVRYKGVKINTFSVDFGQDNEMTFKFGVMGASREQDGTAYDSAAKAAKLQRIAQNHAYVKIDGTESRIVKEGSLEISANLDGDQYVVGGGGLRGDIPEGLMKVSGSLKALFVSTDWMDKADTGAAVAMEIGFKLDENTSLVFSMPTVQFEPFDAQISGPAGVVVEVKWRAFSADGKSIVTATLRNQQEAY, encoded by the coding sequence ATGGCAACACAACAGGCGCGCGGCTATAAGTCCGCGATGACCATTGACTTTGAGTCGTCCTTTGGCGTGAGTCCGACGACGAAGAAGGGCATCTCTCTGCCGATGAACAGCAACGAGCTCTCGAAGGCGCAGACGCTCATTGAGTCGGACACGATCACGAATACGCGCAACGACACGCAGCCGGCTCTTGGGCGCGTGAGTGTCGACGGCGACATTGAGATGCCCGCTGACTATGTCGCATCGGGCTACATGCTCAAGGCGCTCTTTGGCGATCCCAAGACTGCGGGCACCGCGCCGAACAAGACGCACGTGTTCACGGTCAAGGATAACCAGCCGTCGATCATCGTCGAGAAGGCATTCCCCGACCTTGGCAAATACGTCCGCTACAAGGGCGTCAAGATCAATACGTTCTCTGTTGACTTCGGCCAGGACAATGAGATGACGTTCAAATTCGGCGTCATGGGGGCATCGCGCGAGCAGGACGGCACTGCATACGACTCCGCAGCAAAAGCGGCAAAGCTGCAGCGCATCGCGCAGAATCATGCCTATGTCAAGATCGACGGCACGGAGAGCCGCATCGTCAAGGAGGGCTCGCTGGAGATCAGCGCGAATCTCGACGGTGATCAGTATGTTGTCGGCGGCGGCGGACTGCGCGGGGACATCCCCGAGGGCTTGATGAAGGTCTCGGGCAGTCTCAAGGCGCTCTTTGTCTCGACCGACTGGATGGACAAGGCAGACACGGGTGCGGCGGTCGCAATGGAGATCGGCTTTAAGCTCGACGAGAATACATCGCTCGTATTTTCCATGCCGACGGTGCAGTTCGAGCCGTTCGACGCGCAGATCAGCGGCCCCGCAGGCGTTGTGGTCGAGGTGAAGTGGCGCGCATTCTCGGCAGACGGCAAGAGCATCGTGACAGCGACGCTGAGGAATCAGCAGGAAGCATATTGA